The Schistocerca nitens isolate TAMUIC-IGC-003100 chromosome 6, iqSchNite1.1, whole genome shotgun sequence DNA segment AAGACAAGCATCAACTATCTTCGGAAAGCTTacaaacaaattttcaagaaccagtattaagtgaggaatctaggaaaatactgcagccccccccccctacaaatcACTCTCATAAAGACTGAAGACAAGATTAGCTTCAGTACAGTGTGATCTAGGAAAataccacagccccccccccccccccctacaaatcACTCCCATAAAGACCAACGACCATGCAAGATTTGCCTCAGTACACTGtgcacagaggtatttaaacaatATTTCCCATGTGAATGGCATGGCATGAAATCCTACTATGTGGTGCAATAAGAATTACCCACTGccttgcacttcacaatggtttgcagagtatggatgtagatatcagATATCTGCCTGAAACAAATAAGAACAAAAACACTCTAGTTGTCACTGCAAAGCTttacattaaaatcaaaacatGTTAACAATGCCAAAAATTCATGTTTAAATTCAGGaactgaaacagaaagaaaaattaaaaatggaaataaaacttAATTTTAAATGCTCCTCAAAAACAAACAGAACACTGCACAGATAAACTGTACACTTGTCCCTGTTTTTCAGCTTTACTAAAGCTATTAATTCAGCACTGAATTTATACTTTGCAAGCTTCGTGAAATGTTTATGGGTTCTTAACAGATAGCATGTTGCAAGTTACACTGTTAACAGTAACACTgccattctgcccccccccccttaccattTTTTATAAATGGCTGTCAATAAATGTACATATGCAACAAAATGGTCATCAAAAGATTTGTCTATTATGTAACACATCTTTTTGCATTTACATTGTAATTTGAGATATGCATAATAATAAGAAGGGTGTTAAACATGGAGCAAATGTAGACCTCTGGATATGCTGTTGTTCAACCTGTTTCTAAAAACTTAAATCCATATCAACATTTTTTGGGTTTGCCAGCTCATGACGACAttatcaccttccaacctaacctagagctTATGCAACAGTTCACTTTGTCATCACAGTCAAGATTTTCAAGGGGAACACTAAGATACTCAACCTGTTATACCAGTAAGCAACAAGCGCATGGTAGTAACTTTAGTTCAAACATGCCTCAAGACACAAAAATGAACTCTGTGAACCATTATTAAGTGTAAGACAGGAACCACatattattgtaaaatatatttaGATTTACTACCACTCCATTCACAGATGGAGCAGAGAATTATAATTTGTAGTCCAGTTTTACTTTCTTGGTCTAGGATAATGATATACCTAGTAGCCAATAAACATTTGTAGAATTTGCCTAACATTTTTTGTAATATGCCGTGTAAGTTTtagcttaaaactgtgtgtcttTCTTCTAGTATTTGCCCAAGATGAAACAATAGCATAGATAAGTTAGGATGGAGATACGCATCATCTATGGCCCTGTTTAAGGAACTGTTCTGGTATTTAGCTGAAGCACTTGGTAAAATATTTGACAATCTACACCAAAATGCTCCAGTGTTGCAGGAAAGAGACAAAAACCCTAATGTCAACATTTATCTAGACACAAGAAATCTCACCCGATAGTGCAACACTGTAAAAGTATTAGCTTCCTCCAACAGATCCAACTTTTGTTTGACTCTGTACGATCACAGGCTACAGCGAGTGAATGTATATCGGGAATATGAGTCATTCACAACAACATACCTGTTGTTATTCCTTTTTCACCATTCTGTAAGTTTTTGGGCAGTGTTCTTAATAACTTGATACCTGAGTGCTGATGTCCCTTATCATGGATTGTCCATCATTGTGGTGTACTTCTTAAGTACTTCTTGCTCTGTGTGCAGTGGGTGTACACACTTGCATTTTTAATCCAATTTGAACTGTATTTTGTGACAAATATTAGTGTTTCATATaccataaggtttttttttttttttttaaatatcgggtGCCACAGCAACAAATTTATTGAAAGGCAATTCCATTCTCCACTTTGCCTGTACCACGATCACAGTCATTTACTTCACATGATGAGAAAATTTTGGCGATATTTCATTTTCAAGTACTTACTCACATATTTGTATATTATATACACCCACATGGGCAACCGTGTAAACCTACAAGTGTATAAGCAAGCACTTGAAAATGGAACATAGCTGAAATCTTCTGATCTTGGAGATCATATTACAGACAAAGAAGGAaaataatattgtctgttttatacaTATGCAGAGTGTAATCATAAAAAGCTGAATGTTGAAAAATACTTTAGGTATTTTGTGCCAAGTAAGTGAGAAAACAGCTGTTTGTTTGTTCACTGTTGACATCAGCACTGACTCCTCAAAATACACCATGGTAGCTTACTACGGTATAGTAAGTCCTGTTCGAGTGTTAATAATCTAGGAGTAAGGGTAACAACTCACCGAATGGTGTAGGAGATGAGTCCCAGACAGgcgcataaacaagactgaaaacttgttacattttggaaaaatttatttttgagttagaacacaaatacacatgtaTGCGTACTATATCTCTGATTAAAAATATTCTTCTGGATGCTAACAtgttttcagtctctctctctctctctctctctctctctctctctctcacacacacacacacacacacacttatcacacgcacacacaaacacatatggaACATAACACAAGTATATTTGTGTATGTAAAAGTACTTAAACATTCATATCATTCTCATGAGACTAAATACCTTATGCTCAAGTTACTGTTTGTCTTTTACTTTATAATCGACTAACAATACCTCAGATATAAGATAATTCTTTTGGTCCATGAGTGGTCTACGTAACATTGGCTGACAGTTGCCCACAGCTGACAACACAAATACTACACAATAGACAATTATCATCTAGTTAGCACTTTAACGGACTCTGCTTTGCTCATGAATCTATTTCTGAGGTTAAAGGGCAGAATCCCATCtttgatggaattaattacatGGGTGAAAATCCGCTTCTACTTCATTACATTCTGTTCCACTGCGCGTTACACCCTATCACATTTCGTACtctgaactctgaatacttcgttATCCTGTTTACAGACAGTAAACAATACGTTGGCTCAAGAACTTCGCCTCAACGTGGGGAGACATGGACAAGGATGCTTCATGTACAATACGGCTTAAAGAAAAACGCTCTAAACTGTTGCACTTTACATTCATTtaagcaaatataaaaaaaaaattcccggataacGACGAAGGAAAATGTGGAGACAACTAGATAGTAAATGTCAATGAACACGTACCTTGATTTCTGGAGCATCTAGTGTCCGTAATTCTTGTCCGAGGCCCTCTTCCTAAGATAACCTCTTCGCCTTGAGGTAAGGAAATAGGATCGTGGAGATTATCTTCAGAATACAAAAAGCATTCGTTCCCGGTACTCATTGCTGTTACTTAAACAGTCTTATTTCCGTGTTTTGTATATAATTCGTATTGCCCACCATGTGTGTGTAAGTTGTTATCAGAGATACTACGCAACGCTTCAACGTATTCTAATAACTTTCTCCAGAAGGCACTAAACAATAATTATTGTGCGGTACAAAAAACTGTAAATAATAACAGCCTAATCTTTCGGaccaattatttttctttcttttcactaaAATTTCACCATGAAGTGGGATAATGTCAAGAcaattaattaaaacaaaaaataaaggtttTGAAATCTTTCAGATGAAATCTGTTAAAATATTTGGTCCCAATTCCGTGTTTAATTTCTGTACATTCTTCCAATTACCGTATCTGCCTACTGTCTACAAAGTACAAATCAAGCGAGACAATTAATGGTAAAGCCGAAAATTCATATTATCATAGGtaactgaattattaacacacataggTAAATCTCAACAATGAAAATATGTAAGTTTAATATTCTTCCAGAAAAATCTTAGTTTACTATTACGCGACGAAACTTAGAAAGTTAAAACGTACAGGTTATTTCAGCAACAACAACGGAACCACAAATTACATATCTAACAGTGATGCTGCGTATCACTATTTTATCATCTTTTTTTGGGTAAAAGCTGAACAGCGCATCCTAATATTATTgtcgaaagtaaataaataatgccACGTCTGTTTATAACGACACGTCCTCTCTGACGTCACAGTGATATGACGTTAAGGTACGAGTAACCTTGAGCGTGTATCCTTCCGCAACCTTTGTTCCAATTTCTTGTTTACATCTATCATGTACTCGATGCTCAACGAGTAATCTGTTAATCAAAATTAAGTAGAATACCGTTTATATGAAACGTTTTCTCCTACTCATAAATTGGTTTTTAAAAACTCACATTAATGGCCATTGTTTACTAGGACTATTTTGTGCGCGAGGCGCTCGCCGTACTCGCGTTTCAGAATCAAAACAATAACACAGACGGAGCCTCCCGGTTTGACCCATTCACTAGCGAGACGTGGGAGAAAGAACGTGTTGCAGGTTTTACGAGTGCCTTGCTGCAGTTTTGTTTACTAATTCCTCGAAAGGTTTCGGGAATAGTTAGTAATGCCAAGTAAAGAAGAGATGTGTATTCTGTCTGGCAATAACGGTTCCACAACGCAAGATTTCATGGCACGAGATATGGAAGAGCTCGTGtcagaaatcaaggaaaaccttcgCCTTTCTGGTTTAAAGACGAGGTCGTCATTTTCGCTTCACAAGTCTCGAGCATCACCATACAGGATACCGAGCAGAAGTTGGAGCGATTCAACTTGTGATGGCTGCTTAAAATCTGGCAACAGCTGTAGTGGTCATACGTGCCTCACTGTCAACAGGAAGTCCTCGAAATCGACGGATGCTTCAACTGACGATCCGTATGAAATGCTGCAGGAGCTTCTGCGTGACGGAAGTCTTATCAAGGAAGCAGTTCGGCGGTTGCAGAAGGGACTGTCTCCAAAGCAGAGGTACTTCTACGACTCCGACGAGGATGTCTGCAGTCCGCTTCGAATGTGCCATCTGGAGATTTGACTTTACCGAAACTGCAGAAATAGCCCTTTCTGGAGTGACGGGTGTACAAATTGTGAAGTGCAGGCGTATGTCGTTAGTCAAAACAGTTGGTGTTGCGTATACGAGCTGTAGCGTTGCGCTGAAAGTATCGAAATTCTGGAGGTGTGCAGGCATTGAGTGAATTATTTCTTCGTATA contains these protein-coding regions:
- the LOC126263705 gene encoding GSK-3-binding protein FRAT2-like; this encodes MPSKEEMCILSGNNGSTTQDFMARDMEELVSEIKENLRLSGLKTRSSFSLHKSRASPYRIPSRSWSDSTCDGCLKSGNSCSGHTCLTVNRKSSKSTDASTDDPYEMLQELLRDGSLIKEAVRRLQKGLSPKQRYFYDSDEDVCSPLRMCHLEI